The genomic window GTCTGCACCGAGCGCAGGTCGGTGAACGGCGTGAGCACCGCCACCTCGACCGCGTCGTAGTCCTTGTCGGCCAGCGCGAACGCCAGCTTCTGGGTGTGCTGGATGGCCTCGAGGTGGTTGAGGTTCATCTTCCAGTTGCCCGCCATCAGCGGGAGGCGCTCACTCATTGATCAGCCTTCCAGGGCGGCGATACCGGGGAGCGTCTTGCCCTCCAGGTACTCGAGGCTCGCGCCACCGCCGGTCGAGATGTGTCCGAACGCGTTCTCGTCGAAGCCGAGGATGCGCACGGCTGCTGCCGAGTCGCCGCCACCGACCACGGTGAACCCCGGGCTGCCGAGCAGCCCCTGGGCAACGGCCTTGGTGCCGTTGGCGTAGTCCGGGTGCTCGAAGACACCCATCGGGCCGTTCCAGAAGACGGTGCCCGCGTCCGCCAGCTTCTCGGCGAACAGCTCCCGCGTCTTCGGGCCGATGTCCAGGCCCTCCTTGTCGGCCGGAATCGCGTCGCTCGCGACCAGCTCCGGATTGGCCGGAGCCTTGGTCTTGAGGTCGGGGAAGTCCGAGGAGACCAGGACGTCCACCGGCAGGACGAACTCCACGCCCCGCTTCTCGGCCCGGGCCAGGTACTCCAGGCAGACCGGGATCTGGTCCTTCTGCAGCAGCGAGATGCCCACCTCGTGGCCCTTGGCCGCGAGGAAGGTGTACGCCATGCCGCCGCCGATCAGGATCCGGTCGGCCTTCTCCAGCAGGTTGTCGATCACCCCGAGCTTGTCGGAGACCTTGGCGCCGCCGAGCACCACCACGTACGGGCGGGCCACCTCGTCGGTGAGCTTCTTCAGCACGGCGAGCTCGGTGGCGATCAGGTCGCCGACCGCGTGCGGCAGCCGGGCCGGCAGGTCGAAGACCGAGGCGTGCTTGCGGTGCACCGCGCCGAAGCCGTCGCCGACGTAGAGGTCGGACAGAGCGGCGAGTTGATCGGCGAAGGCGCCGCGCTCGGCGTCGTCCTTGCTCGTCTCACCGGCGTTGAAGCGCAGGTTCTCCAGCAGCGTGACCTCGCCGTTGGCCAGAGCGGCAACGGTGGCCTTCGCGCTGTCCCCCACGGTGTCGCTCGCGAAGGAGACGTTCCTGTCGAGGATCTCGCCCAGGCGCACGGCAACCGGCGCGAGCGAGAACTGCGGGTCCGGCGCGCCCTTGGGACGGCCGAGGTGGGAGGCGACGATCACCTTGGCGCCGGCCTCGGCCAGCTTGGCGATGGTCGGGGCGACGGCGCGGATCCGGCCGTCGTCGGTGATGGTGGTGCCCTCCAGCGGCACGTTCAGGTCGGCGCGGACGAAAACCCGCTTGCCTTCCACACCGTCTTGAATGAGTTCGTCGATGGTCTTCACGGTCTTCGTTCTCCAGGGGGGAGAGAGGGGGCCCAGGAACAGTGGCGCTGGGAGTGGCGCAGCGCCCGGCAACTCGGGAACACCCGCAGGGAAGAGGGTGCGTGGGCAGGGGCAGGGCCCGGACGCGGTGTCCGCGCTCCGGGCCCTGCTCCTCACATCACGTCAGCTTCCGCTGCGTCAGAGCTGGCCACCGACGAGGGTGGTCAGGTTGACGAGGCGGTTCGAGTAGCCCCACTCGTTGTCGTACCAGCCGAAGACCTTGACCTGGTTGCCCTGGACCATGGTCATCAGCGAGTCGAAGATCGTGGAGAACGGCGAGTTGACGATGTCGGAGGAGACGATCGGGTCCTCCGTGTACTGCAGGATGCCCTTGAGGGAGCCCTCGGAGGCCTTCTGGAAGGCCGCGTTGACCTCCTCGACGGTGACCTCGCGCTCCAGGGTGACGACCAGGTCGGTGATCGAACCGGTCGGGACCGGGACGCGCAGCGAGGTGCCGTCCAGCTTGCCCTTGAGC from Kitasatospora sp. NBC_01250 includes these protein-coding regions:
- a CDS encoding phosphoglycerate kinase — its product is MKTIDELIQDGVEGKRVFVRADLNVPLEGTTITDDGRIRAVAPTIAKLAEAGAKVIVASHLGRPKGAPDPQFSLAPVAVRLGEILDRNVSFASDTVGDSAKATVAALANGEVTLLENLRFNAGETSKDDAERGAFADQLAALSDLYVGDGFGAVHRKHASVFDLPARLPHAVGDLIATELAVLKKLTDEVARPYVVVLGGAKVSDKLGVIDNLLEKADRILIGGGMAYTFLAAKGHEVGISLLQKDQIPVCLEYLARAEKRGVEFVLPVDVLVSSDFPDLKTKAPANPELVASDAIPADKEGLDIGPKTRELFAEKLADAGTVFWNGPMGVFEHPDYANGTKAVAQGLLGSPGFTVVGGGDSAAAVRILGFDENAFGHISTGGGASLEYLEGKTLPGIAALEG